One window of the Clostridium sp. MB40-C1 genome contains the following:
- a CDS encoding GyrI-like domain-containing protein, whose product MNYEIVELNEKTVAGITTRTSNNDENMTKLIGGLWNKFFNDGIYESISNKKNNCSIGLYSNYENNENGLYDVTVCCEVNTCEKLPLDVEMKKIPAGKYAKFVVNGHVQTAVSEFWTKLWSMDLNRKYSCDFEEYQSGGDIENCEIHMYISIN is encoded by the coding sequence ATGAATTATGAAATAGTAGAATTAAATGAGAAAACAGTAGCAGGCATAACTACACGAACAAGTAATAATGATGAAAACATGACAAAATTAATTGGTGGATTGTGGAACAAGTTTTTTAATGATGGTATATATGAATCTATATCAAACAAGAAAAATAACTGCAGTATTGGACTTTATTCTAATTATGAAAATAATGAAAATGGATTATATGATGTAACTGTTTGTTGCGAAGTTAATACATGTGAAAAATTACCTCTAGATGTTGAAATGAAAAAAATTCCCGCAGGAAAATATGCAAAATTCGTAGTAAACGGGCATGTTCAAACTGCAGTTTCTGAATTTTGGACAAAATTATGGTCAATGGATTTAAATAGAAAATACAGTTGTGATTTTGAAGAATATCAAAGTGGTGGTGATATAGAAAATTGTGAAATACATATGTATATTTCTATTAACTAG
- a CDS encoding alpha/beta fold hydrolase: MKKDKITFQKGLYNLNKEDNFNFQLNRIVMWNEGDLEDIKKIASKIKDSTTWKEELIKIGNQAVSQERIKEAIAYYRMSEFFMYDGDPDKIKYYKLATDMFYDYYKEYFEDGTVIQYEVPYEGVKLPVLYTKAVGEKKDTILLHGGNDSYMEELFFPMLYFAEKGFDVYLFEGPGQGGVMRTQGKHFTYRWEKPVTTVLDYLGIDDITIIGASLGGMLAPRAAAYEKRIKRVIAWSIFPNFFLVALGTVPYLLKKLVKMLMNFGVAPIFNWIFNMEAKKDPTVDWAIKHGMYAYNAKSPYEYLVKLNQFQIMDVGHLIDQDVLVLGANQDHFIDYKLFKEELDSLSNVRSLTFRLFTEKESASNHCNMGNTKLTLDTMINWIKMTKESAKEFV, encoded by the coding sequence ATGAAAAAAGATAAGATTACTTTTCAAAAAGGATTGTACAATTTAAATAAAGAAGATAATTTCAATTTTCAATTAAATCGTATAGTAATGTGGAATGAGGGAGATTTAGAAGATATTAAGAAAATTGCTAGCAAAATTAAAGATAGTACTACGTGGAAAGAAGAGTTAATTAAAATAGGGAATCAAGCTGTAAGTCAAGAGAGAATAAAAGAAGCTATTGCATATTATCGCATGAGTGAATTTTTTATGTATGATGGAGATCCAGATAAAATAAAGTATTATAAATTAGCTACAGATATGTTTTATGATTATTATAAAGAATATTTTGAAGATGGGACTGTAATACAGTATGAAGTTCCTTATGAGGGAGTAAAACTTCCAGTATTATATACAAAAGCGGTAGGGGAAAAGAAGGATACGATTTTGCTACATGGTGGAAATGACTCTTATATGGAGGAATTATTTTTCCCGATGCTTTATTTTGCAGAGAAGGGTTTTGATGTATATCTTTTTGAAGGACCAGGGCAAGGCGGTGTTATGCGTACTCAAGGAAAACATTTTACTTATAGATGGGAAAAGCCTGTAACAACGGTGCTTGATTATCTTGGAATTGATGATATTACTATTATAGGTGCATCATTAGGAGGGATGTTAGCACCAAGAGCAGCTGCTTATGAAAAAAGAATTAAGAGAGTTATAGCATGGTCTATTTTTCCTAATTTCTTTTTAGTTGCATTAGGTACGGTTCCTTATTTGTTAAAAAAATTAGTGAAAATGTTAATGAATTTTGGTGTTGCGCCAATATTTAACTGGATTTTTAATATGGAAGCTAAAAAAGATCCTACAGTAGATTGGGCAATTAAACATGGTATGTACGCTTATAATGCAAAATCTCCTTATGAGTATTTAGTAAAGCTTAACCAATTTCAAATTATGGATGTGGGACACTTAATTGATCAGGATGTGTTAGTATTAGGAGCAAATCAAGATCATTTTATTGATTATAAACTTTTTAAAGAGGAGCTAGATTCTTTAAGTAACGTACGTTCTTTAACTTTTCGTCTTTTTACAGAGAAAGAAAGTGCTTCTAATCATTGCAATATGGGGAATACAAAACTTACACTTGATACTATGATAAATTGGATAAAGATGACTAAAGAGTCTGCAAAAGAGTTTGTGTAA
- a CDS encoding DNA alkylation repair protein: MEKTVREQIFKLADEEYKNFQSKLCPGNDNIVGVRLPILRKLAKQIAKENWREYMSTAEDKYYEEVMLQGMVLGHVKADIEEILNYIKNFIPKINNWAVCDSFCAGLKFTKRNMDKVWNFIQPYLSSTEEFEIRFAVVMLLDFYIEENYIDRVLKLLDETKHEGYYVKMAVAWAISICYVKFPEKTMEYLKSNTLDDFTYNKALQKIIESLRVDKQTKILLRSMKRK, encoded by the coding sequence TTGGAGAAGACAGTAAGAGAACAAATTTTTAAATTAGCTGATGAAGAATATAAAAATTTTCAAAGTAAATTATGTCCTGGTAATGACAATATTGTTGGAGTAAGGTTGCCAATATTAAGAAAACTTGCAAAGCAAATTGCTAAAGAGAATTGGCGAGAATACATGAGTACAGCAGAAGATAAGTATTACGAAGAAGTTATGTTGCAAGGAATGGTACTTGGTCATGTAAAAGCTGATATAGAGGAAATTCTAAATTATATTAAGAATTTTATACCTAAAATTAACAATTGGGCTGTTTGTGATAGTTTCTGTGCAGGCTTAAAATTTACAAAAAGAAACATGGATAAGGTTTGGAATTTTATACAACCATATCTATCATCTACTGAAGAATTTGAAATACGTTTTGCTGTTGTAATGCTACTTGACTTTTATATAGAAGAAAACTACATTGATAGAGTATTAAAATTATTAGATGAAACAAAGCATGAAGGTTATTATGTGAAAATGGCTGTTGCTTGGGCAATATCAATTTGTTATGTTAAGTTTCCTGAAAAAACTATGGAATACTTAAAAAGTAATACATTAGATGATTTTACATATAACAAAGCATTGCAAAAGATTATAGAATCTTTAAGAGTAGACAAACAAACTAAAATACTCCTTCGTAGTATGAAACGTAAATAA
- a CDS encoding iron-containing alcohol dehydrogenase, which translates to MERFTLPRDLYFGEGSLEVLKTLKGKKAVVVVGGGSMKRFGFLDKVENYLKEAEIEVKLIEGVEPDPSVETVMNGAAVMREFEPDLIVSIGGGSPIDAAKAMWIFYEYPDFTFEQAVIPFGIPELRQKARFVAIPSTSGTATEVTAFSVITDYKKKIKYPLADFNLTPDIAIVDPQLAQTMPSKLTAHTGMDALTHAIEAYVAGLRSVFSDPLAMQAIVMVKEYLVKSYNGDKEARGQMHLAQCLAGMAFSNALLGITHSMAHKTGAVFHIPHGCANAIFLPYVIQYNAKSCGERYATIARSLGLSGENQDELIKSLIEMIREMNKTMNIPLNLKDYGIIEEEFKENVKYISHNAVLDACTGSNPREIDDETMEKLFTCTYYGQDVDF; encoded by the coding sequence ATGGAAAGATTTACATTACCAAGAGACCTTTACTTTGGAGAAGGTTCTTTAGAAGTATTAAAAACATTAAAGGGTAAAAAAGCCGTAGTAGTTGTAGGCGGAGGCTCAATGAAGAGATTTGGCTTTTTAGATAAAGTAGAAAATTATTTAAAAGAAGCAGAAATAGAAGTTAAATTAATTGAGGGAGTAGAACCAGATCCTTCTGTAGAAACTGTTATGAATGGTGCAGCTGTTATGAGAGAATTTGAACCAGATTTAATAGTTTCAATAGGTGGTGGATCACCAATAGATGCAGCAAAAGCTATGTGGATATTCTATGAATACCCAGATTTTACATTTGAACAAGCTGTTATACCTTTTGGTATACCAGAACTAAGACAAAAAGCTAGATTTGTAGCTATACCATCAACTAGTGGAACTGCTACAGAAGTTACAGCTTTTTCAGTTATAACTGATTACAAGAAAAAAATAAAATATCCTTTAGCTGATTTTAATTTAACTCCAGATATAGCTATAGTAGATCCACAATTAGCCCAAACAATGCCATCAAAATTAACAGCTCACACTGGAATGGATGCTTTAACGCATGCTATAGAAGCTTATGTAGCAGGATTAAGATCTGTATTTTCTGATCCTCTTGCAATGCAAGCTATAGTTATGGTAAAAGAATATTTAGTTAAATCTTATAATGGAGATAAAGAAGCAAGAGGTCAAATGCATTTAGCACAGTGTTTAGCAGGAATGGCTTTCTCGAATGCATTGCTTGGAATTACACATTCAATGGCTCATAAAACAGGAGCAGTATTCCATATTCCTCATGGATGTGCTAATGCAATTTTCCTACCTTATGTAATTCAATATAATGCTAAATCATGTGGAGAAAGATATGCAACTATTGCAAGAAGTCTTGGACTTTCAGGTGAAAATCAGGATGAATTAATAAAGTCATTAATAGAAATGATTAGAGAAATGAATAAAACTATGAACATACCATTAAACTTAAAAGATTATGGTATAATAGAGGAAGAATTTAAAGAAAATGTTAAATATATTTCTCATAATGCAGTATTAGATGCTTGCACTGGATCAAATCCAAGAGAAATTGATGATGAAACTATGGAAAAATTATTTACTTGTACATACTATGGACAGGATGTAGACTTTTAA
- a CDS encoding AraC family transcriptional regulator — protein MTDIFCGIDHVLLVDDYSDPEKHKHWAKHLLISLSGKINCFIENEKVICEGIMISSNVLHTVETNKNDVLVYLFDETTDISKEMEEKYLKDKLYHVLKLDTVQEIKTIWNENMKNLKDAHRVEKSYSNTYERILGACNLNTKKPYIKDSRIKEVLSLLKNTEEITEGLIGELAQRVYLSQSRLSHLFKEETKISLNSFLVIMKIAKTYDYISLGENITEASIKAGFNSPSHFATTNKNMFGISANELRKDVRFIQI, from the coding sequence ATGACGGATATTTTTTGTGGTATAGATCATGTACTTTTAGTAGATGACTATAGTGACCCAGAAAAGCACAAACATTGGGCAAAACATTTATTAATTAGTTTAAGTGGAAAAATTAATTGTTTTATTGAAAATGAAAAGGTGATTTGTGAAGGAATTATGATTTCTTCTAATGTACTCCATACTGTTGAAACTAATAAAAATGATGTTTTAGTATATCTATTTGATGAAACTACAGATATATCTAAAGAGATGGAAGAAAAATATTTAAAGGATAAACTATACCATGTTCTTAAACTAGATACTGTACAGGAAATTAAAACAATTTGGAATGAGAATATGAAAAATTTAAAAGATGCTCACCGAGTAGAAAAGTCTTATTCTAATACATATGAAAGAATACTAGGAGCTTGTAATTTAAATACAAAGAAACCATATATAAAAGATAGTAGAATAAAAGAAGTATTGTCATTACTTAAAAATACAGAAGAAATTACAGAGGGCCTCATAGGGGAGTTAGCTCAAAGAGTATACTTATCTCAAAGTAGGCTTTCTCATTTATTTAAGGAAGAGACGAAGATATCCTTAAATAGTTTTTTAGTTATAATGAAAATAGCAAAAACATATGACTATATATCCCTAGGAGAAAATATAACAGAAGCATCTATAAAGGCTGGATTTAATAGCCCATCTCATTTTGCTACAACTAACAAAAATATGTTTGGAATATCAGCAAATGAACTTCGAAAAGATGTAAGATTTATTCAGATATAG